The Benincasa hispida cultivar B227 chromosome 11, ASM972705v1, whole genome shotgun sequence genome has a segment encoding these proteins:
- the LOC120090495 gene encoding myb family transcription factor PHL7-like: MYHAKKFSTASLVPHKSQGAEQGASVAVLGGSTAKSPMPPGGGGKQRLRWTSDLHDRFVDAITQLGGPDRATPKGVLRVMGVPGLTIYHVKSHLQKYRLAKYLPESPADGSKDEKRSSESLSGTDSSSGLQINEALRMQMEVQKRLQEQLEVQRQLQMRIEAQAKYLQKIIEEQQKLGSESKDSEVVPSAEDNKQKTRQSELYGDVSAGPSSPRKKQRVDHGSTEDSAPSPSINLP, from the exons ATGTATCATGCTAAGAAATTTTCAACTGCGAGCTTAGTTCCACACAAATCTCAAGGTGCTGAACAAGGTGCGAGTGTTGCAGTTCTTGGTGGCTCTACAGCCAAAAGTCCAATGCCACCTGGAGGAGGTGGAAAACAACGATTGCGATGGACATCAGATCTTCATGATCGTTTCGTCGATGCCATCACACAACTTGGTGGACCAGATA GGGCAACTCCAAAAGGTGTTTTAAGAGTGATGGGGGTACCTGGTCTTACCATATATCATGTCAAAAGCCATTTACAG AAGTATCGACTTGCAAAGTATTTGCCAGAATCTCCAGCAGACG GTTCTAAGGATGAGAAGAGAAGCTCAGAGAGTCTCTCTGGAACAGATTCCTCTTC GGGCCTGCAAATCAATGAGGCATTGAGGATGCAAATGGAAGTTCAGAAACGTCTTCAAGAACAGCTCGAG GTTCAGAGGCAATTACAAATGAGAATAGAAGCTCAGGCGAAATATTTGCAGAAGATCATCGAGGAGCAGCAGAAACTAGGCAGTGAATCGAAGGACTCCGAGGTGGTGCCCTCAGCTGAGGATAATAAGCAAAAGACTCGCCAATCTGAGTTGTACGGTGATGTGTCCGCAGGACCTTCATCTCCCCGAAAGAAACAACGCGTTGATCATGGATCAACAGAGGATTCTGCCCCATCACCATCTATTAATTTACCTTAA